From Citricoccus sp. SGAir0253, a single genomic window includes:
- the recR gene encoding recombination mediator RecR, protein MYEGAVQDLIDELGRLPGIGPKSAQRIAFHILEADAEDMLRLAEAIRTVKDRVKLCSICFNVSEQETCSICRDERRDASQVCVVEESKDVMAIERTRTYRGRYHVLGGSINPIAGIGPDQLHIRELLTRLQDPAIEEVILATDPNLEGEATATYLSRMLGSTGLKVTRLASGLPVGGDLEYADEVTLGRAFEGRRAVG, encoded by the coding sequence GTGTACGAAGGTGCGGTCCAGGACCTGATCGACGAGCTCGGGCGGCTGCCCGGCATCGGTCCCAAGTCCGCCCAGCGGATCGCCTTCCACATCCTGGAGGCGGACGCCGAGGACATGCTGCGGCTCGCCGAGGCGATCCGCACGGTCAAGGACCGGGTCAAGCTCTGCTCGATCTGCTTCAACGTCTCCGAGCAGGAGACGTGCTCGATCTGCCGCGACGAGCGCCGCGACGCCTCCCAGGTCTGCGTGGTCGAGGAGTCCAAGGACGTCATGGCGATCGAGCGCACCCGCACCTACCGCGGCCGGTACCACGTGCTCGGCGGCTCCATCAACCCGATCGCGGGCATCGGCCCGGACCAGCTGCACATCCGGGAGCTGCTGACCCGGCTGCAGGACCCGGCCATCGAGGAGGTCATCCTCGCCACCGACCCTAACCTCGAGGGCGAGGCCACGGCCACCTACCTGTCCCGCATGCTCGGCTCCACGGGCCTGAAGGTCACCCGGCTGGCCTCGGGCCTGCCGGTGGGCGGGGACCTCGAGTACGCCGACGAGGTGACGCTCGGGCGGGCCTTCGAGGGCCGCCGCGCCGTGGGCTGA
- a CDS encoding ABC transporter permease has protein sequence MTGPETAAGVRPAERLGWGRALATVVRMDLRQRLRTRSWYVLLGAWFVVIGLVTWAAFASYNVLSGMEGIGGGAGRFVFEAVVGFVLGFGLLVAPAVSASGISGDRAGGTLAVVQVTLLTPAQLLVGKWLASWAVALAFLLVALPYVVVSLVAGGLDLGGLVVLGVMVAVELGVVCALGTTLSAVASRTLFAVVTTYLLVALSSLGTVVAFALAAPLTHATVPANIPEWSTAADLLEAGPVRCYGRLQPVPALDTRSTYWLLAANPFVVVSDAVPTPEAVPFDPGDEDTWAPDGVMTSISFGVRHLQRPPEMGVPCAHGEPADAGREEAWQGTPVWPLGLGLQLAVVAGLFAWARQRLVAPATRLPRGTRVA, from the coding sequence ATGACGGGGCCGGAGACGGCCGCGGGCGTGCGCCCGGCCGAGCGCCTGGGCTGGGGCCGCGCGCTGGCCACCGTGGTCCGGATGGACCTGCGGCAGCGGCTGCGCACCCGCAGCTGGTACGTGCTGCTGGGGGCCTGGTTCGTCGTCATCGGCCTGGTGACGTGGGCGGCCTTCGCCAGCTACAACGTCCTGTCCGGGATGGAGGGGATCGGCGGCGGGGCGGGCCGGTTCGTCTTCGAGGCCGTGGTCGGCTTCGTGCTGGGCTTCGGGCTGCTCGTGGCCCCGGCCGTGTCCGCCAGCGGGATCAGCGGGGACCGGGCCGGCGGCACGCTGGCCGTCGTCCAGGTGACCCTGCTGACCCCCGCGCAGCTGCTCGTGGGCAAGTGGCTCGCCTCGTGGGCCGTGGCCCTGGCCTTCCTGCTGGTGGCCCTGCCGTACGTCGTCGTCTCCCTCGTGGCCGGCGGCCTGGACCTGGGCGGCCTCGTGGTCCTCGGGGTGATGGTCGCCGTGGAGCTGGGCGTGGTGTGCGCGCTCGGCACCACCCTGTCCGCCGTCGCGTCCCGCACCCTGTTCGCCGTGGTGACCACCTACCTGCTGGTGGCGCTGTCCTCCCTGGGCACCGTGGTCGCGTTCGCCCTCGCGGCGCCGCTGACGCACGCGACGGTCCCGGCGAACATCCCCGAGTGGAGCACCGCCGCCGACCTGCTGGAGGCGGGCCCCGTGCGGTGCTACGGGCGGCTGCAGCCGGTGCCGGCGCTGGACACCCGCTCCACGTACTGGCTGCTCGCGGCCAATCCCTTCGTGGTGGTCTCGGACGCCGTGCCGACGCCCGAGGCGGTCCCGTTCGATCCGGGGGACGAGGACACGTGGGCTCCGGACGGGGTGATGACGAGCATCTCCTTCGGCGTGCGGCACCTCCAGCGGCCGCCGGAGATGGGCGTACCGTGCGCCCACGGCGAGCCGGCCGACGCCGGGCGGGAGGAGGCCTGGCAGGGGACCCCCGTGTGGCCCCTGGGACTGGGGTTGCAGCTGGCGGTGGTCGCCGGGCTGTTCGCGTGGGCGCGCCAGCGCCTCGTCGCCCCGGCCACGCGCCTGCCGCGCGGCACGCGCGTGGCCTGA
- a CDS encoding ABC transporter ATP-binding protein, with product MTSPGGPAGAGPPPADGPSPRDGLPTGDWRPPDGAPPGISARGVVRSFGAVRALQGVDLMVPAGTITALVGPNGSGKTTLLLVLASLLRPDDGSVLVAGEDPVLAPGAVRRRTGWMPDTLGVWEALTAREILESMGLLYGMDRGALRSRAAELLEWQQLTVLADQPARVLSRGQQQRLSLARAVIHDPQVLLLDEPASGLDPGSRIRLRDDLRQMAAAGKTILVSSHVLAELEEMADLAVFVQDGRTVRVEELAGDGVAGGRYLITALDVAALLATLERYSMAYHRQPGPRQDSVSVEVDSAAEAAELLATLVAEGVPVVAFTPEASRLETAYRELDRLRSTGAGPGHPGAPGPGGARPGRAGPGSAGRRGGP from the coding sequence ATGACGTCTCCAGGCGGGCCCGCCGGAGCGGGGCCGCCGCCGGCGGACGGGCCGTCCCCGCGGGACGGGCTGCCGACGGGGGACTGGCGGCCGCCCGACGGGGCGCCGCCGGGCATCTCGGCCCGGGGGGTCGTGCGCAGCTTCGGGGCCGTCCGGGCGCTGCAGGGCGTGGACCTCATGGTCCCGGCCGGCACCATCACGGCCCTCGTGGGGCCCAACGGATCCGGCAAGACCACCCTGCTGCTCGTGCTCGCCTCCCTGCTGCGGCCCGACGACGGCTCCGTCCTGGTCGCCGGCGAGGACCCGGTCCTGGCCCCCGGGGCGGTGCGCCGGAGGACGGGCTGGATGCCGGACACCCTGGGGGTGTGGGAGGCGCTGACGGCCCGGGAGATCCTCGAGTCCATGGGCCTGCTCTACGGGATGGACCGGGGCGCCCTGCGCTCGCGGGCCGCCGAGCTGCTCGAGTGGCAGCAGCTGACCGTGCTGGCGGACCAGCCGGCCCGGGTGCTCTCGCGTGGCCAGCAGCAGCGGCTCTCCCTGGCGCGGGCCGTCATCCACGATCCCCAGGTCCTGCTGCTGGACGAGCCCGCCTCGGGGCTGGACCCGGGCTCGAGGATCCGGCTGCGGGACGACCTGCGGCAGATGGCGGCGGCGGGCAAGACCATCCTGGTCTCCTCCCACGTGCTGGCCGAGCTGGAGGAGATGGCGGACCTGGCGGTGTTCGTCCAGGACGGGCGCACGGTGCGCGTGGAGGAGCTGGCCGGGGATGGCGTGGCCGGGGGCCGATACCTCATCACGGCGCTGGACGTCGCGGCGCTGCTGGCCACGCTCGAGCGCTACTCGATGGCCTACCACCGCCAGCCGGGGCCGCGGCAGGACTCCGTGAGCGTGGAGGTCGACTCCGCCGCCGAGGCCGCGGAGCTGCTCGCCACGCTCGTGGCCGAGGGGGTGCCCGTCGTCGCCTTCACCCCGGAGGCCTCGCGGCTCGAGACGGCGTACCGGGAACTGGACCGGCTGCGGTCCACGGGTGCCGGACCCGGGCACCCCGGGGCCCCGGGCCCGGGGGGCGCGCGCCCCGGGAGGGCGGGTCCCGGGAGTGCCGGGAGGAGGGGCGGGCCATGA
- a CDS encoding MFS transporter, whose protein sequence is MSPLPGDDAAAPDDDHREGGPGGTDRPPRDRRLWSRDFVLAMVVQLGVALVFMTLMTYMALYAGERFGARDVAAGFAASAFILGSALARIVLGKYLDVIGRKRLLVSALLVYVACSALYPLAGAYGVLVALRVVQGAAFGAATTAVTAGVLQMVPPSRRGEGMGYFLTASTVANGVGPLLAVQLSTAHGPAPVFLLVLGASVLALGAAVVLRVPELAGGPPPHARRFRLRPGDVLDPDALPVALVILIVSFGYAGIATYSTPFLLQAGLGTAASLFFVALATGMLTVRLFSGRLQDRRGPNAVILPLGALFTVALVLLGVATEPWLVITAGLLAGLGYGGASPTLQVVAATRARPERLGIATSTHYLLLDTSIAFGPVVFGALIPLIGYRGHFLVLAATVLAGVVLYWFVHGRGHHGGRP, encoded by the coding sequence GTGAGCCCCCTGCCCGGTGACGACGCCGCCGCCCCCGACGACGACCACCGCGAGGGCGGGCCCGGCGGCACCGACCGGCCCCCGCGGGACCGGCGGCTGTGGAGCCGCGACTTCGTGCTGGCGATGGTCGTGCAGCTCGGCGTCGCCCTGGTGTTCATGACGCTGATGACGTACATGGCGCTGTACGCCGGGGAGCGGTTCGGCGCGCGGGACGTCGCGGCCGGCTTCGCCGCGAGCGCGTTCATCCTGGGCTCGGCACTGGCGCGGATCGTGCTCGGCAAGTACCTGGACGTCATCGGCCGCAAGCGCCTGCTCGTGTCCGCCCTGCTGGTGTACGTCGCCTGTTCCGCGCTCTACCCCCTGGCCGGTGCCTACGGGGTGCTCGTGGCCCTGCGCGTGGTGCAGGGGGCCGCGTTCGGCGCGGCCACCACCGCCGTGACGGCCGGCGTGCTGCAGATGGTCCCGCCCTCCCGGCGCGGGGAGGGGATGGGGTACTTCCTCACGGCCTCGACGGTCGCCAACGGCGTGGGCCCACTGCTGGCGGTGCAGCTGTCCACCGCCCACGGGCCCGCCCCGGTCTTCCTGCTCGTGCTCGGCGCGTCGGTGCTCGCCCTGGGGGCCGCCGTCGTCCTGCGGGTCCCCGAGCTCGCCGGCGGGCCGCCACCCCACGCCCGCCGGTTCCGCCTCCGGCCCGGGGACGTCCTGGACCCGGACGCGCTGCCGGTGGCGCTCGTCATCCTCATCGTCTCCTTCGGCTACGCGGGGATCGCCACGTACTCCACCCCGTTCCTGCTCCAGGCGGGGCTGGGCACCGCGGCCTCGCTGTTCTTCGTGGCCCTGGCCACGGGGATGCTGACCGTGCGCCTGTTCTCCGGCCGGCTGCAGGACCGCCGCGGGCCCAACGCGGTGATCCTGCCCCTCGGTGCGCTCTTCACGGTGGCGCTGGTCCTGCTCGGGGTGGCCACCGAGCCCTGGCTCGTCATCACGGCGGGGCTGCTGGCGGGGCTCGGCTACGGCGGGGCCAGCCCCACCCTCCAGGTCGTGGCCGCCACCCGGGCGCGGCCCGAGCGCCTCGGGATCGCCACCTCCACCCACTACCTGCTGCTGGACACCAGCATCGCCTTCGGCCCCGTCGTGTTCGGCGCGCTCATCCCCCTCATCGGCTACCGCGGGCACTTCCTGGTGCTCGCCGCCACCGTGCTGGCCGGCGTGGTGCTCTACTGGTTCGTTCACGGGCGGGGCCACCACGGCGGGCGCCCGTAG